A genomic window from Agreia sp. COWG includes:
- a CDS encoding PDR/VanB family oxidoreductase has product MSVDTSLRLVVTSRRMLTADVCEFELRRPDGLPLPAAEPGAHINVDTPSGQIRSYSLTADVRDDSRYVIAVRRDRLGRGGSMSMVDGVVEGNVLGVSAPHNAFALEDAAGYLLVAAGIGITPIRAMLVELSRRGARGVQLVYLSRSAAETPYLDEVVKEAGASGRAEGSAGDPTHPVTLHHRRLHGALDWWPLLEHPGERRLYVCGPDELQNELRALTMHWRPSRVHMENFAGVSAFGEISLPFTAVWSPTGAEFEVAAGRTMLSALLEAGAEVPSSCESGTCGTCRVRVVSGEAQHRDVVLTPDEQYDFMMPCVSRALGERIEVAPL; this is encoded by the coding sequence GTGAGCGTCGACACGAGCCTTCGCCTGGTGGTGACCAGCCGCCGGATGCTCACGGCCGACGTCTGCGAGTTCGAGCTGCGGCGGCCAGACGGCTTGCCGCTGCCGGCCGCCGAGCCCGGCGCGCACATCAATGTCGACACCCCCAGCGGCCAGATCCGCAGCTACTCACTCACCGCAGACGTGCGCGACGACTCCCGCTACGTGATCGCCGTGCGCCGCGATCGTCTCGGCCGCGGGGGCTCCATGAGTATGGTCGACGGCGTCGTCGAGGGTAACGTGCTGGGCGTATCGGCGCCGCACAACGCCTTCGCGCTCGAGGATGCCGCCGGCTACCTGCTGGTGGCGGCGGGCATCGGAATCACGCCGATTCGCGCCATGCTCGTCGAGTTGAGCCGTCGCGGGGCTCGCGGCGTTCAGCTGGTGTACCTGAGCCGTTCTGCCGCAGAGACGCCGTATCTCGACGAGGTGGTCAAGGAGGCTGGGGCCTCGGGGCGTGCCGAGGGCAGTGCGGGCGACCCCACGCATCCGGTCACCCTGCATCATCGGCGCCTGCACGGAGCACTCGACTGGTGGCCTCTGCTCGAGCATCCGGGCGAGCGCAGGCTCTACGTCTGCGGGCCGGACGAGCTGCAGAACGAACTGCGGGCGCTCACGATGCACTGGCGACCGAGCCGGGTGCACATGGAGAACTTCGCGGGCGTCTCGGCCTTCGGCGAGATCAGCCTGCCGTTCACCGCCGTCTGGAGCCCGACGGGGGCCGAGTTCGAGGTGGCCGCGGGCCGCACGATGCTGTCGGCGCTGCTCGAGGCCGGCGCGGAGGTGCCGAGCTCGTGCGAGAGCGGTACCTGCGGAACCTGCCGTGTGCGCGTGGTCTCGGGCGAGGCTCAGCACCGCGACGTGGTCCTGACCCCCGACGAGCAGTACGACTTCATGATGCCGTGCGTCTCGCGGGCTCTCGGCGAGCGCATCGAGGTCGCGCCGCTGTAA
- a CDS encoding MOSC domain-containing protein: protein MHAFVDSLYRYPVKGLTPERLDSVELRADYGFPSDRLFALAKPTGLYDAGAFVPLSKREYFVLLNTERLAGLATRFDDETRMLTVTVQGHPVLEADLSTRAGRDEFVELYARVTDLPEGVRPVFAEQPGYNFTDNANDGPRMMNSISLINLASIRDLERRSGVALDPLRFRANVYLDGPDAWAERAWIGRELRLGASGVTVRVLEETGRCAATEVDPATARRDIPVPRLLHEHYGHEIMGVFAEVVSAGVLATGDAIGFVRAGAEDGVQAAAASGHGAGA, encoded by the coding sequence GTGCACGCCTTCGTCGATTCGCTCTACCGCTATCCCGTGAAGGGGCTCACGCCGGAGCGCCTCGACAGCGTCGAGCTGCGGGCCGACTACGGCTTTCCCTCGGATCGCCTGTTCGCGTTGGCGAAGCCCACCGGGCTCTACGACGCGGGCGCTTTCGTGCCGCTGTCGAAGCGCGAGTACTTCGTGCTGCTGAACACCGAGCGCCTCGCGGGGCTCGCGACCCGGTTCGATGACGAGACGCGCATGCTGACGGTCACCGTGCAGGGGCATCCGGTTCTCGAGGCCGATCTGTCGACGCGGGCGGGCCGCGACGAGTTCGTCGAGCTGTACGCCCGGGTGACCGATCTGCCCGAGGGCGTTCGGCCCGTGTTCGCCGAGCAACCCGGTTACAACTTCACCGACAACGCCAACGACGGCCCGCGCATGATGAACTCGATCTCGCTCATCAACCTGGCCTCGATTCGTGACCTCGAGCGGCGCAGCGGCGTCGCCCTCGATCCGCTGCGGTTTCGCGCCAACGTCTATCTCGACGGGCCGGATGCCTGGGCCGAGCGAGCCTGGATCGGTCGCGAGCTGCGCCTCGGCGCCTCGGGTGTCACGGTTCGTGTGCTCGAGGAGACCGGGCGCTGCGCCGCCACCGAGGTCGATCCCGCGACCGCACGCCGCGACATTCCGGTGCCGCGACTGCTGCACGAGCACTACGGCCACGAGATCATGGGCGTCTTCGCCGAGGTCGTCTCTGCTGGAGTGCTCGCCACCGGTGACGCGATCGGATTCGTGCGGGCGGGGGCCGAAGACGGCGTCCAGGCGGCAGCGGCATCCGGCCACGGAGCGGGCGCGTGA
- a CDS encoding transporter, translating into MVATLVRLRFLILGNTLKGKPWQIVAVVIGGLYGLGVLFGVVAGLVALSFLPAELARTITVLGGAAAVLGWIVLPLIGPGTDQTVDPARLAIFPIPINQLVLALAVSGVLGVPGIVTSIAALATAATWWQHPLAAVAAIVCAVIGVFTCVVGSRAVTALSSGVGGGRRFREAKGILVFIPLILLGPIFIGLTALLRGSFDTLPSVADVVAWTPLGAIWSVPGYIATGDPLRAAAGFAIGIVTLALLAVLWRSSLRHALENPSRGSSPTKAGTRKLGFFSLFPATPWGAVASRALTYWIRDPRYAQSLIVIPLVPVFLFVYSGNFDNFGLLNALGPIVALLLALSIYTDVSYDNTAFALHLSTGVSGRDDRLGRVVALGVFAVPVSVMLTVGSVWFTNSWQVLPGLLGLVFGLLLSGLALSSVLSGRFAFPVPAPGENPFKAKPGGGFALMLSTFATWGGLMVLVLPETVLAVVGFVTGDAIWGWLALVVGLLLGSVLLVIGVRVGGAVLDRRGPELLVQLQGAK; encoded by the coding sequence ATGGTTGCGACGCTCGTAAGGCTGCGATTTCTGATCCTCGGCAACACCCTCAAGGGCAAGCCCTGGCAGATCGTGGCGGTGGTGATCGGCGGTCTCTACGGCCTCGGCGTGCTGTTCGGCGTCGTCGCCGGCCTCGTGGCGCTGAGCTTTCTGCCGGCCGAACTCGCCCGCACCATCACCGTGCTGGGCGGGGCGGCCGCCGTTCTCGGTTGGATCGTGCTGCCCCTGATAGGTCCCGGTACCGACCAGACCGTCGACCCCGCGCGGCTGGCGATCTTCCCGATCCCCATCAACCAACTCGTGCTGGCGCTCGCGGTCAGCGGCGTCCTGGGCGTTCCCGGAATCGTGACCTCGATCGCCGCGCTGGCGACGGCGGCAACGTGGTGGCAGCATCCGCTCGCCGCGGTCGCGGCCATCGTGTGCGCCGTCATCGGCGTGTTCACCTGCGTCGTCGGATCCCGGGCCGTGACCGCGCTCAGTTCCGGTGTGGGCGGCGGGCGTCGTTTTCGCGAGGCGAAGGGCATCCTCGTCTTCATCCCGCTCATTCTGCTCGGGCCCATCTTCATCGGGCTGACGGCGCTGTTGCGCGGATCGTTCGACACTCTGCCGAGTGTGGCCGACGTCGTGGCCTGGACGCCGCTCGGGGCGATCTGGTCGGTGCCCGGGTACATCGCCACGGGAGACCCGCTGCGGGCGGCTGCCGGCTTCGCGATCGGAATCGTCACCCTCGCCCTGCTCGCTGTGCTCTGGCGCTCGAGCCTGCGGCATGCGCTCGAGAACCCGTCGAGGGGCTCGTCGCCCACCAAGGCCGGCACCCGCAAACTGGGGTTCTTCTCGCTGTTCCCGGCCACGCCGTGGGGTGCGGTGGCCTCTCGGGCCCTCACCTACTGGATCCGCGATCCACGCTACGCGCAGTCGCTCATCGTCATTCCGCTCGTTCCCGTCTTTCTCTTCGTGTACTCGGGGAACTTCGACAATTTCGGGTTGCTGAACGCCCTCGGCCCCATCGTGGCGCTGCTGCTCGCGCTCTCGATCTACACCGATGTGTCGTACGACAACACGGCATTCGCCCTGCATCTGTCGACCGGCGTCTCGGGTCGTGACGACCGGCTGGGCCGAGTGGTGGCCCTCGGCGTGTTCGCTGTACCGGTATCGGTGATGCTGACGGTGGGTTCTGTGTGGTTCACGAACTCGTGGCAGGTGCTGCCCGGGCTGCTCGGGCTGGTCTTCGGGCTGTTGCTCTCGGGGCTGGCGCTGTCGTCGGTGCTCTCGGGCCGCTTCGCGTTCCCGGTTCCCGCGCCTGGGGAGAACCCCTTCAAGGCGAAGCCCGGAGGCGGCTTCGCGCTGATGCTCTCCACGTTCGCCACCTGGGGCGGACTGATGGTGCTCGTGCTGCCCGAGACGGTGCTGGCGGTGGTGGGCTTCGTCACCGGCGATGCGATCTGGGGTTGGCTGGCGCTCGTAGTCGGGCTGCTGCTCGGCAGCGTGCTGCTGGTGATCGGCGTGAGAGTGGGCGGCGCGGTGCTCGATCGTCGCGGACCCGAGCTTCTCGTGCAGCTGCAGGGCGCCAAGTAG
- a CDS encoding ABC transporter ATP-binding protein: MSLIDPVQPGPAQVPSTVQDADGPALEIRGLYKRFGEKIAVNNLDLTVPSGSFYGLVGPNGAGKTTTLSMATGLMRPDAGEIRIHNVNVWKDLLQAKRLVGVLSDGVRLFDRLTGTQLVTYAGLLSGMDRETVAARTSDLLQLLDLDSAGGTLVVDYSAGMTKKIALACALVHAPSLLVLDEPFESVDPVSAANIRDILEGFVKSGGTVIVSSHAMDLVQRMCDHVAVIAQGRVLAAGTTEDVRAGSTLEDRFVELVGGRRTGEGPEWLRRS, translated from the coding sequence ATGTCCCTGATCGATCCAGTTCAGCCCGGGCCGGCACAGGTGCCCTCGACCGTGCAGGATGCCGATGGACCGGCCCTCGAGATCCGGGGCTTGTACAAGCGGTTCGGCGAGAAGATCGCCGTGAACAACCTCGACCTCACTGTGCCCTCGGGTTCGTTCTACGGGCTCGTCGGCCCGAACGGCGCGGGCAAGACGACCACCCTGTCGATGGCGACCGGGCTGATGAGGCCGGATGCCGGCGAGATCCGCATCCACAACGTGAACGTCTGGAAGGACCTGCTGCAGGCGAAGCGGCTGGTCGGCGTGCTGAGCGACGGCGTGCGCCTGTTCGACCGCCTCACGGGAACGCAGCTCGTGACCTATGCCGGGCTGCTCAGCGGCATGGATCGCGAGACGGTCGCAGCGCGCACGAGCGACCTGCTGCAGCTGCTCGACCTCGACTCGGCCGGCGGCACCCTGGTGGTGGACTACTCGGCCGGAATGACCAAGAAGATCGCGCTGGCGTGTGCACTGGTGCACGCGCCCAGCCTGCTGGTGCTCGACGAGCCGTTCGAGTCGGTCGACCCCGTGTCGGCCGCGAACATCCGCGACATCCTCGAGGGCTTCGTGAAGTCGGGCGGAACCGTGATCGTCTCGAGTCACGCCATGGACCTGGTGCAGCGCATGTGCGACCACGTGGCCGTGATCGCCCAGGGCCGGGTGCTCGCCGCCGGAACGACGGAGGACGTGCGCGCCGGCTCGACGCTCGAAGACCGCTTCGTGGAGCTCGTCGGCGGTCGCCGCACGGGAGAGGGGCCGGAATGGTTGCGACGCTCGTAA
- a CDS encoding low temperature requirement protein A — protein sequence MTLPVLRMRRRDVDEAHRASTPLELLFDLTFVAAVASVVTELAHGIEANHALDELPNFLMVFFAIWWAWLTFTWFASAYDTDDVPYRLLTMLQMGGVLVLAAGVPSAFGDGDFLLITVGYFIMRVALIAQWLRAAAQDADGRATALRYAAGIGVVQTLWIVRLFVASDLPLPAQIALFAALALCELAVPLWAERRGSTAWHPHHIAERYGLFTIIILGESVLAATVGVQRIVTAGDATGEFVLLAASGLALLFGLWWVYYLEPAGEGLARNRDASYIWGFGHYFVFAALAALGAGLEVSVQSLGDHGEAAPIVIGYAVAVPVAVFLVAMQALYRPLLASETVIRPAVSLPGAAVVLLVPLLAAALSLAVVVLLITVVIAVIIFITVLQQRAATRGCP from the coding sequence ATGACCCTGCCCGTGCTGCGCATGAGGCGCCGCGATGTCGACGAGGCGCACCGAGCATCCACTCCCCTCGAGCTGCTGTTCGACCTCACCTTCGTGGCCGCGGTGGCCTCGGTCGTCACCGAGCTGGCGCACGGTATCGAGGCGAATCACGCTCTCGATGAGCTGCCCAACTTCTTGATGGTGTTCTTCGCGATCTGGTGGGCCTGGCTCACCTTCACCTGGTTCGCGTCTGCGTACGACACCGACGACGTGCCCTATCGCCTGCTCACGATGCTGCAGATGGGCGGCGTGCTGGTGCTCGCCGCGGGTGTTCCCTCCGCGTTCGGCGACGGTGACTTCCTCCTCATCACGGTGGGCTACTTCATCATGCGCGTCGCCCTCATCGCCCAGTGGTTGCGCGCCGCGGCGCAGGATGCCGATGGCCGCGCCACCGCCCTGCGTTACGCCGCGGGCATCGGCGTCGTGCAGACCCTGTGGATCGTGCGACTCTTCGTGGCTTCAGACCTGCCGCTCCCCGCTCAGATCGCCCTCTTCGCCGCCCTCGCGCTGTGCGAGCTGGCGGTGCCACTCTGGGCTGAGCGCCGGGGTTCAACCGCGTGGCATCCGCACCACATCGCGGAACGCTACGGCCTGTTCACGATCATCATCCTCGGCGAGTCCGTGCTGGCGGCCACCGTCGGGGTGCAGCGAATAGTCACCGCCGGCGACGCGACGGGCGAGTTCGTGCTGCTGGCCGCATCCGGTCTCGCCCTGCTCTTCGGGCTGTGGTGGGTCTACTACCTCGAGCCGGCCGGAGAGGGTCTCGCGCGGAACCGGGACGCCAGCTACATCTGGGGATTCGGGCACTATTTCGTCTTCGCGGCGCTGGCGGCGCTCGGCGCGGGGCTCGAGGTGAGCGTGCAGAGCCTCGGCGATCACGGCGAGGCCGCCCCGATCGTGATCGGCTACGCGGTGGCCGTGCCGGTGGCCGTCTTCCTCGTGGCTATGCAGGCGCTGTACCGCCCGTTGCTCGCATCCGAGACCGTCATCAGACCCGCCGTGAGCCTGCCGGGTGCCGCCGTCGTTCTGCTCGTTCCCCTGCTGGCCGCCGCACTGTCTCTCGCCGTGGTGGTGTTGCTGATCACGGTCGTGATCGCGGTGATCATCTTTATTACCGTGCTGCAGCAGCGAGCAGCGACGCGGGGGTGCCCCTAG
- a CDS encoding GNAT family N-acetyltransferase, translating into MDDTTETKARLLAAYDEQLRTDSETPSAIEVTRLGPLRLVTFLGGRGFITYADLAGADEAEVQRLVRDGLDHFERDESIDRVEWKTRGHDHAPGLTEALLANGFRADEPESIMIGEAAALAVDVSLPPGITLRRITDEREVRAMSAMQDEVFGDPVSEAMANALLRRLSLDDGMELWIAEHADGEIVTAGRLEPVPDSDFAGIWGGTTRVGWRGRGIYRALTAARARSALAAGKTLIHSDSTEYSRPILERSGFVAVSTTTPYRWSRTSG; encoded by the coding sequence ACCGACTCCGAGACTCCGAGCGCGATCGAGGTGACGCGGTTGGGGCCCCTGCGACTCGTGACTTTTCTCGGTGGGCGCGGGTTCATCACCTACGCAGACCTCGCGGGCGCCGACGAGGCCGAGGTACAGCGCCTCGTGCGCGACGGACTCGACCACTTCGAGCGCGACGAGAGCATCGACCGGGTCGAGTGGAAGACCAGGGGCCACGATCACGCGCCCGGCCTCACCGAGGCCTTGCTGGCCAATGGATTCCGCGCCGACGAGCCTGAGTCCATCATGATCGGCGAGGCCGCCGCACTCGCGGTCGACGTGTCGCTGCCCCCGGGGATCACCCTGCGGCGCATCACCGACGAGCGAGAGGTGAGGGCCATGAGCGCGATGCAGGACGAGGTCTTCGGCGATCCGGTGTCGGAAGCCATGGCGAATGCGCTTCTGCGCCGGCTCTCGCTCGACGACGGCATGGAGCTCTGGATCGCCGAGCATGCGGATGGCGAGATCGTGACGGCAGGCCGGCTCGAGCCCGTGCCCGACAGCGACTTCGCCGGCATCTGGGGTGGCACCACGCGAGTCGGATGGCGGGGCCGCGGCATCTACCGCGCCCTCACGGCCGCCAGGGCACGCTCGGCGCTCGCGGCGGGCAAGACGCTCATCCACAGCGACTCGACCGAGTACTCCCGGCCGATCCTCGAGCGCTCGGGCTTCGTCGCCGTGTCGACGACGACCCCGTACCGCTGGAGCAGGACATCCGGCTAG